Proteins from a single region of Fundidesulfovibrio putealis DSM 16056:
- a CDS encoding type 2 periplasmic-binding domain-containing protein, whose product MRRLTTALYVLLAFMAPLRVQAEPVQITVHSGEHLEFARELCRAALKAAGMEASFAYFPPAQNKRLYAELASGNLAVAFVPPDEGTDALEKQGLISAIRVPLERGLLGYRICLVRDEDADLLGNVRNAEDLKKIRIGQGIGWGDIAVYRNAGIDVVEAPFNSLSDPVKALASGHFDALPLGVNEYQLFLQAYNKEASGITADRHIVISYPWFRYVWVSTAAKDSKLLLEALDKGFGIIAANGEFVAIYERYKDAEPRKHLVGRRTIHLQSPYSTDDDIDPRFRHLIIRTPR is encoded by the coding sequence ATGAGACGGTTAACAACAGCACTGTATGTCCTCCTGGCCTTTATGGCTCCATTGCGCGTCCAGGCCGAACCGGTCCAGATCACAGTCCACTCGGGCGAGCATCTGGAATTTGCCCGCGAGCTGTGCCGGGCGGCTCTGAAGGCGGCAGGCATGGAGGCAAGCTTCGCATACTTCCCCCCGGCCCAGAACAAGCGCCTCTACGCTGAACTCGCCAGCGGGAACCTGGCCGTTGCCTTCGTTCCGCCAGACGAGGGCACTGACGCCCTTGAAAAACAGGGACTGATCAGCGCAATCAGGGTTCCTTTGGAAAGGGGCCTGCTGGGCTACCGGATATGCCTGGTACGCGACGAAGACGCGGACTTGCTGGGAAACGTCAGGAACGCCGAAGACCTGAAAAAAATACGCATCGGCCAAGGGATCGGGTGGGGAGACATCGCCGTGTACCGCAACGCCGGAATCGATGTGGTTGAAGCCCCCTTCAATTCCCTATCGGACCCGGTGAAAGCCCTGGCATCCGGACACTTCGACGCCCTGCCCCTGGGCGTGAACGAATACCAACTCTTTCTTCAGGCATACAACAAGGAGGCATCTGGCATAACGGCGGACAGGCACATCGTCATCAGCTATCCGTGGTTCCGCTATGTCTGGGTCTCGACTGCGGCCAAGGACTCGAAACTGCTGCTGGAGGCCCTGGACAAGGGGTTCGGCATCATCGCCGCCAACGGCGAATTCGTCGCCATCTACGAGAGGTACAAAGACGCTGAACCCAGAAAGCACCTGGTGGGCAGAAGGACCATCCACCTGCAAAGCCCCTACAGCACCGACGACGACATCGACCCGAGGTTCAGGCACCTCATCATACGCACGCCTCGCTAG
- a CDS encoding FAD-binding protein, with protein MPPESVDVLILGAGLAGLRAALSCLESSPGLRVLVASATGAPSGSSFANQNNALGMHVCLNDAERDSYVREVLDLNRGARLSPELLAVQAREGEARLQDLVALGLNFTRDDSGSLLGHSSCFSPQSRRAFVFTGLAGAFACFKARLDALGCLFAPGWLAASIAADQGMASGAFLVPRDGGPPVFVAAKAVIVALGGPGRLFAHSMAGPGTPGYSHGLLAHAGAAMANLGFLQFMWATVPGKTFWQPAALSAGGYRLVLPDGRDVPVERLVPDLPVLCSSRAGHCPFAYGLEDSALDLALASGLDESGIVRLIQPDGAPLHVAPMAHASNGGAVIDEHGQTSIPGLLACGECATGMHGANRIGGGMVLAAQVFGHRAGRRAARIARDSDASGASHAGRATLLRGFAEDSTERTEGLDWLATGLSLHAVLGGRPGCALFALEVRRRLEEARDWRLRLSLETGLGIASNLPAEGS; from the coding sequence ATGCCGCCCGAATCGGTCGATGTTCTGATCCTCGGGGCAGGACTGGCCGGGCTTCGGGCCGCGCTCTCCTGCCTTGAATCCTCCCCCGGCCTTCGCGTGCTGGTCGCCAGCGCGACAGGCGCTCCCTCCGGTTCCTCCTTCGCCAACCAGAACAACGCCCTGGGCATGCACGTCTGCTTGAACGACGCAGAGCGCGACTCATATGTCCGCGAGGTCCTGGACCTGAACCGGGGCGCGCGTCTCTCGCCCGAGCTGCTGGCCGTCCAGGCCCGGGAGGGGGAAGCCCGCCTGCAAGACCTCGTCGCTCTCGGCCTGAACTTCACCCGCGACGACTCCGGCAGCCTGCTCGGGCACTCATCCTGCTTCTCGCCGCAATCGCGCCGGGCGTTCGTGTTCACCGGACTGGCCGGGGCCTTCGCCTGCTTCAAGGCGCGCCTGGATGCGCTGGGCTGCCTGTTCGCGCCGGGATGGCTGGCTGCGTCCATCGCAGCGGACCAAGGAATGGCGTCCGGCGCATTCCTGGTCCCGCGCGATGGAGGTCCGCCGGTGTTCGTGGCCGCCAAAGCCGTTATCGTCGCGCTCGGCGGTCCCGGCAGGCTCTTCGCCCATTCCATGGCAGGCCCCGGAACGCCCGGCTACAGCCACGGACTGCTGGCCCACGCCGGAGCCGCCATGGCCAACCTGGGCTTTCTCCAGTTCATGTGGGCCACCGTGCCGGGCAAGACCTTCTGGCAACCCGCCGCGCTGAGCGCTGGCGGCTATCGGCTGGTTCTGCCTGACGGGCGCGACGTTCCGGTGGAAAGGCTTGTGCCCGACCTGCCCGTGCTCTGTTCCAGCCGCGCGGGGCATTGCCCCTTCGCCTACGGCCTGGAGGATTCAGCCCTGGACCTCGCCCTGGCGAGCGGCCTGGACGAATCCGGCATCGTCCGGCTCATCCAGCCGGACGGCGCGCCCCTGCATGTGGCCCCCATGGCCCACGCCAGCAACGGCGGAGCCGTCATCGACGAGCACGGACAGACCAGCATCCCCGGCTTGCTGGCCTGCGGGGAGTGCGCCACGGGCATGCACGGCGCGAACCGCATCGGGGGCGGCATGGTGCTGGCCGCGCAGGTGTTCGGGCACCGGGCCGGACGACGCGCCGCCCGGATCGCACGGGACAGCGACGCGTCCGGCGCTTCCCATGCCGGGCGGGCAACACTCCTGCGGGGTTTCGCAGAGGATTCAACGGAACGGACGGAGGGCCTGGACTGGCTGGCAACGGGCCTGTCGCTCCACGCCGTGCTGGGCGGACGGCCCGGTTGCGCATTGTTCGCGCTTGAAGTGCGTCGTCGCCTGGAAGAAGCGCGGGACTGGCGGCTCCGGCTGAGCCTGGAAACCGGGCTGGGCATCGCAAGCAACCTCCCTGCCGAGGGTTCGTGA
- a CDS encoding tetratricopeptide repeat protein has protein sequence MSAELTKARKQITQVNTYLKQGKPHPAVNALCEAVLAMLKAQLMKAERDEFATLIQQAVYQLNNNKELRTLYPLVIPYTPGEEKALLEIVRELLRELQTNTVDEAKGTIEGRQQRRAEGLNTGRDQLERKEIPAARKTFSSLVREFPNDSDLRAEIAELFMQSELYEDAFKYLDEALGLSPDQLHLYNRIGIVLRKLGQYDVGEKYFMRAVNYAKEDPNLYFNLGRLYIDWEKFDKVEKAARIALKLNPDFQEAGKMLTFALKKQGKL, from the coding sequence ATGTCCGCAGAGCTCACCAAGGCCAGGAAGCAGATCACCCAGGTAAACACCTACCTCAAGCAGGGCAAACCGCATCCGGCGGTCAATGCCCTGTGCGAGGCGGTGCTGGCCATGCTCAAGGCCCAGCTCATGAAGGCCGAGCGGGACGAATTCGCCACGCTGATCCAACAGGCCGTCTACCAGCTGAACAACAACAAGGAACTGCGGACACTCTATCCGCTGGTGATCCCCTACACTCCGGGCGAGGAAAAAGCCCTCCTGGAGATCGTGCGCGAGCTGCTGCGCGAACTCCAGACCAACACCGTGGACGAGGCCAAGGGCACCATCGAGGGACGCCAGCAGAGGCGCGCCGAGGGCCTGAACACCGGTCGCGACCAGCTCGAGCGCAAGGAAATCCCCGCTGCGCGAAAGACCTTCAGCAGCCTGGTGCGCGAGTTCCCCAACGACTCCGACCTGCGCGCCGAGATCGCCGAACTGTTCATGCAGTCCGAGCTCTACGAGGACGCCTTCAAGTACCTGGACGAAGCGCTGGGCCTCTCCCCGGACCAGCTGCACCTCTACAACCGCATCGGCATCGTTCTTCGAAAACTAGGCCAGTACGACGTGGGCGAGAAGTATTTCATGCGCGCCGTCAACTACGCCAAGGAAGACCCCAACCTCTATTTCAATCTGGGCCGCCTCTACATCGACTGGGAAAAGTTCGACAAGGTGGAGAAGGCAGCCAGGATCGCCCTCAAGCTCAATCCCGATTTCCAGGAAGCTGGCAAGATGCTCACCTTCGCCCTCAAGAAGCAGGGCAAGCTGTAA
- the carA gene encoding glutamine-hydrolyzing carbamoyl-phosphate synthase small subunit: MKAFLALEDGAWFEGTSFTGPGRAGGEVIFNTGMTGYQEVLTDPSYVGQMVCMTYPHIGNYGVNLEDVESDRVRVEAFIVKECCKQPSNWRSKETLPDYLRRHNVAGIEGIDTRALTRHLRLHGAQRGIISTECKDPADLVKQARELPPMEGLDLAGGVTPKEPYVWDGKAPKKVALNPDGSYTWTGTGPRVVAFDCGIKWNILRLLVAEGLDLLVVPAFFTAEQVRKLNPESIFLSSGPGDPAALTDMVQATSLLMHDYPTAGICLGHQLLGLALGGKTYKLKFGHHGLNHPVKELATGHIEISSQNHGFCVDINTLSDVEMTHVNLNDNTLEGFAHTKKPIIAIQYHPEAGPGPHDSRSFFKRYREMLRRELGR, translated from the coding sequence ATGAAAGCTTTTCTCGCCCTTGAAGACGGCGCCTGGTTCGAAGGCACGTCGTTCACCGGACCCGGCCGCGCCGGAGGAGAGGTCATCTTCAACACCGGCATGACCGGTTACCAGGAAGTCCTCACCGACCCCTCCTACGTCGGCCAGATGGTCTGCATGACATATCCCCACATCGGCAACTACGGCGTCAACCTTGAAGACGTCGAATCCGACCGCGTCCGCGTCGAGGCCTTCATCGTCAAGGAATGCTGCAAGCAGCCTTCCAACTGGCGCTCCAAGGAGACCCTGCCCGACTACCTGCGCCGCCACAACGTCGCGGGCATCGAGGGCATCGACACCCGCGCCCTGACCCGCCACCTGCGCCTGCACGGCGCGCAGCGCGGCATCATCTCCACCGAATGCAAGGACCCCGCCGACTTGGTGAAGCAGGCCCGCGAGCTGCCCCCCATGGAAGGCCTGGACCTGGCGGGCGGAGTCACCCCCAAAGAGCCCTACGTCTGGGACGGCAAAGCCCCCAAAAAGGTGGCGCTGAACCCCGACGGCTCCTACACCTGGACCGGAACCGGCCCCCGCGTGGTGGCCTTCGACTGCGGCATCAAGTGGAACATCCTTAGGCTCCTGGTGGCTGAAGGGCTTGATCTGCTGGTGGTGCCCGCCTTCTTCACCGCCGAGCAGGTCAGGAAGTTGAACCCCGAGTCCATCTTCCTGTCCAGCGGCCCCGGCGACCCGGCGGCGCTCACCGACATGGTGCAGGCCACCAGCCTCCTGATGCACGACTACCCCACCGCAGGGATCTGCCTGGGACATCAGCTGTTGGGTCTGGCGCTGGGCGGCAAGACCTACAAGCTCAAGTTCGGCCATCACGGCCTGAACCATCCGGTGAAGGAACTCGCCACCGGGCATATCGAGATATCTTCACAGAACCACGGTTTCTGCGTTGACATCAACACCCTCTCCGATGTTGAAATGACTCACGTAAACCTGAACGACAACACGCTGGAAGGCTTCGCGCACACCAAGAAGCCCATCATCGCCATCCAGTACCACCCCGAAGCGGGACCCGGCCCCCACGACAGCCGCTCCTTCTTCAAACGGTACCGGGAGATGCTGCGCAGGGAACTGGGCCGCTAG
- a CDS encoding D-alanine--D-alanine ligase family protein: MKILLIAGGWSSEREVSLSGARQIEAALLSLGHDVTRLDPLDQFDRITDTARVHDFAFLNLHGSPGEDGLIQALLHAAGCPYQGSQPEASFLALNKAASKQVFRAGGLVTADWELLVERPAPGWRPSFGLPAYFKPNNGGSSLGMSFVSTEAQLGPALDAAFAEGREVLAEPALSGLEVTCAVLGEEALPPILIKPKTGAFFDYQSKYVKDAAEEICPAPLPEPVLDAVRRSALAAHKLLGCSGYSRADFILTGETPVLLEVNTLPGMTATSLLPRAAATAGLDFPALIARLIELGMSR, encoded by the coding sequence ATGAAGATACTTTTGATAGCGGGCGGCTGGTCGAGCGAACGTGAGGTCTCGCTCTCGGGCGCGCGCCAGATCGAAGCGGCGCTTCTGAGCCTCGGTCACGACGTGACCCGCCTGGACCCCCTCGACCAATTCGACCGCATCACCGACACGGCCCGCGTCCACGACTTCGCCTTCCTGAACCTGCACGGCTCCCCCGGCGAAGACGGCCTGATCCAGGCCCTGCTCCACGCCGCCGGGTGCCCCTACCAGGGCAGCCAGCCCGAGGCATCCTTCCTGGCGCTCAACAAGGCCGCTTCCAAGCAGGTGTTCCGCGCGGGAGGACTCGTCACCGCAGACTGGGAGCTGCTGGTTGAGCGGCCCGCGCCCGGCTGGCGGCCGTCTTTCGGCCTGCCCGCCTACTTCAAGCCCAACAACGGCGGGTCGAGCCTGGGCATGAGCTTCGTCAGCACCGAGGCCCAACTCGGCCCTGCGCTGGACGCGGCTTTCGCCGAAGGCCGCGAGGTGCTGGCCGAACCGGCGCTTTCCGGCCTGGAGGTAACCTGCGCGGTGCTGGGTGAGGAAGCCCTGCCGCCCATCCTCATAAAGCCCAAGACCGGGGCCTTCTTCGACTACCAGAGCAAATACGTGAAGGACGCCGCCGAGGAGATCTGCCCCGCCCCGCTGCCCGAGCCGGTGCTGGACGCGGTGCGCCGCTCCGCCCTGGCCGCGCACAAATTGCTGGGGTGCTCGGGATATTCGCGCGCGGATTTCATCCTCACCGGCGAGACTCCCGTGCTGCTGGAGGTGAACACCCTCCCCGGCATGACGGCCACGAGTCTCCTGCCCAGGGCGGCGGCCACGGCGGGGCTCGATTTTCCGGCCCTCATCGCCCGGCTGATCGAACTTGGCATGAGCAGATAA
- a CDS encoding HDIG domain-containing metalloprotein, translated as MAARHHPAPPWQPLLNLEPPVLPSPASLPDSPSDMQCYAFWDEYDMLPHIREHSLGVARVATSLALAAARAGLDVDVQTVRASALLHDIAKTYTIRHGGNHSQLGGAWMQERTGNPLLAMGIIHHVHWPWDVDVRAYFLPMAIIYGDKRVRHDTVVTLDERFDDLYSRYGTTQYIRDRLAESRSQAEAIETALSQTLGMNLHEDTFDSGRLVERT; from the coding sequence ATGGCAGCCAGGCACCACCCCGCCCCCCCCTGGCAGCCCCTGCTGAACCTCGAGCCCCCGGTGCTTCCGAGCCCGGCATCGCTGCCGGATTCGCCTTCGGACATGCAGTGCTACGCGTTCTGGGACGAGTACGACATGCTCCCCCACATCCGCGAGCACAGCCTGGGCGTGGCCCGCGTGGCCACCAGCCTGGCCCTGGCCGCAGCGCGCGCGGGGCTCGACGTCGACGTGCAGACAGTGCGCGCCTCGGCCCTGCTCCACGACATCGCCAAGACCTACACCATCCGCCACGGCGGCAACCACAGCCAACTGGGCGGCGCGTGGATGCAGGAGCGCACCGGCAACCCGCTCCTGGCCATGGGCATCATCCATCACGTGCACTGGCCCTGGGACGTGGACGTGCGCGCCTATTTCCTGCCCATGGCCATCATCTACGGCGACAAGCGCGTGCGCCACGACACCGTTGTCACCCTTGACGAACGCTTCGATGATCTCTACTCCCGCTACGGCACCACCCAATACATCCGCGACCGGCTGGCGGAATCCAGGAGCCAGGCGGAAGCCATTGAAACGGCCCTGAGCCAAACCCTCGGGATGAATCTCCATGAAGATACTTTTGATAGCGGGCGGCTGGTCGAGCGAACGTGA
- a CDS encoding tetratricopeptide repeat protein codes for MQENNPDELIRQARKHLLNIVSILKDGKIDNAIKTVVFALVAYIKHGNLLIKQERKEYQELLEKAVNLISFDPLVKEVSEEPLAYVPKKELELLARFRDLPGLIDASKHQKSELAEEARIQAKAERLEKGRQLLQQKYFDGAVAHFKRLCEDYPGDSALFAEIGKLLFDINHIECITFLEMAVAADPADHKSLAMMGVAFRKIKKFDQAEAAYMAALEVDKDNINYLFNLSRVYIDSGNWVKAQGTLRRVLEIDPSLEPARKGLEFASRHCRDMM; via the coding sequence ATGCAAGAAAACAATCCGGACGAACTGATCCGTCAGGCCCGAAAGCACCTTCTCAATATCGTATCCATCCTCAAGGACGGAAAAATCGACAACGCCATCAAGACGGTGGTCTTCGCGCTCGTCGCCTACATCAAGCACGGAAACCTGCTCATCAAGCAGGAAAGAAAAGAATATCAGGAACTTCTGGAGAAAGCCGTCAACCTCATCAGCTTTGATCCGCTGGTGAAGGAAGTCAGCGAGGAACCGTTGGCGTATGTTCCCAAAAAGGAACTAGAACTGCTCGCCAGATTCCGGGACCTGCCGGGGCTCATCGATGCCAGCAAGCACCAGAAGAGCGAACTGGCGGAAGAGGCGCGCATCCAGGCCAAGGCCGAGCGCCTTGAAAAGGGCAGGCAGCTGCTGCAGCAGAAGTATTTCGACGGCGCAGTGGCGCACTTCAAACGCCTCTGCGAGGACTACCCTGGCGACAGCGCGCTTTTTGCCGAGATAGGCAAGCTCCTCTTCGACATCAACCACATCGAATGCATCACCTTCCTCGAGATGGCCGTGGCCGCCGACCCCGCCGACCACAAGAGCCTGGCCATGATGGGCGTGGCCTTCCGCAAGATAAAGAAATTCGACCAGGCCGAAGCCGCCTACATGGCCGCACTGGAAGTCGACAAGGACAACATCAACTACCTGTTCAACCTCTCGCGGGTGTACATCGACTCGGGCAACTGGGTGAAGGCCCAGGGCACGCTGCGTCGCGTCCTGGAGATAGACCCCAGCCTGGAACCGGCCAGGAAGGGCCTCGAATTCGCATCCCGCCACTGTCGGGACATGATGTGA